Proteins from one Crocosphaera sp. UHCC 0190 genomic window:
- a CDS encoding YnfA family protein translates to MIPTLQPANFGRVYAAYGGVFTILSIFWGWKVERITPDRFDIIGGTIIMLGVIIMMYFPRN, encoded by the coding sequence ATCATTCCCACCTTACAACCAGCAAATTTTGGTAGAGTTTATGCCGCTTATGGCGGAGTTTTTACGATCTTATCAATTTTTTGGGGTTGGAAAGTAGAGCGTATTACCCCTGATCGTTTTGATATCATTGGCGGTACTATTATTATGTTGGGAGTAATCATTATGATGTATTTTCCACGAAATTAA